One segment of Desulfobaculum bizertense DSM 18034 DNA contains the following:
- a CDS encoding [FeFe] hydrogenase, group A — translation MSTMKDIIAIDPELCTGCGRCAEICPVDAISGTLHQPHTIDTDKCVLCGQCVQECSAYDSSLEEYEHSHAERLAMRGMLPSTKEPLFAAHFRSDIKKVMDVLADPNAYTMVQCAPAIRVALGEEFGLEYGSMCQGKLIAALRELGFDRVYDTNFAADLTIMEEAAELVHRIQNGGTLPMFTSCCPAWVKYLEDQYPELIDHLSSCRSPQQMAGSMFKTYGAKIDKVDPKKIVSVAIMPCTCKKFECERPEMNASGEQDVDVVLTTRELAQLIKHMGIDFLNLADQDVDSPLGCYTGAGNIFGTTGGVMEAALRTAVESISGEKLKKLEFEAVRGLDGVRKASVDINGQTISVCIVAGVEHLPSVMEDIKAGRADFQFMEVMCCPTGCVSGGGQPKVLLPAQREKANQLRRAGLYAIDSTSTSRKSHENPDIQKLYKNFLGEPLGHTSHHLLHIERGEHSHE, via the coding sequence ATGTCCACAATGAAAGACATTATTGCGATTGACCCGGAGCTGTGTACGGGCTGTGGCCGCTGTGCAGAAATTTGCCCGGTGGACGCCATCTCCGGCACCCTTCACCAACCCCACACCATTGATACAGACAAATGTGTGCTCTGTGGTCAGTGCGTGCAGGAATGCAGCGCATATGATTCCAGTCTTGAAGAATATGAGCACAGCCACGCTGAGCGTCTTGCCATGCGCGGCATGCTTCCCAGTACCAAGGAACCCCTTTTTGCTGCTCATTTCCGAAGTGACATTAAAAAAGTCATGGACGTGCTCGCCGATCCTAACGCCTACACAATGGTGCAGTGCGCTCCGGCGATCCGTGTTGCTCTCGGCGAAGAATTTGGTCTTGAATACGGTTCCATGTGTCAGGGAAAGCTCATCGCAGCTCTGCGTGAACTGGGCTTTGACCGGGTCTATGACACCAACTTTGCTGCTGACCTGACCATCATGGAAGAAGCTGCAGAACTCGTGCACCGCATTCAGAATGGCGGTACCCTGCCCATGTTTACCTCATGCTGTCCGGCGTGGGTCAAATATCTTGAAGACCAGTACCCAGAGCTGATTGACCACCTGTCCAGCTGTCGCTCCCCGCAGCAGATGGCTGGCTCCATGTTCAAAACCTATGGCGCGAAAATCGACAAGGTTGATCCCAAAAAGATCGTGAGCGTGGCTATTATGCCTTGTACCTGCAAAAAGTTTGAGTGCGAGCGCCCAGAAATGAACGCCAGCGGCGAGCAGGATGTCGATGTGGTTCTGACCACTCGCGAACTGGCTCAGCTTATCAAGCATATGGGTATCGATTTCCTGAACCTTGCAGATCAGGACGTGGATTCTCCCCTTGGCTGCTACACTGGTGCAGGCAACATCTTTGGCACCACTGGTGGCGTCATGGAAGCTGCCCTTCGTACTGCGGTCGAAAGCATCTCTGGCGAAAAGCTTAAAAAGCTTGAATTTGAAGCTGTACGTGGGCTTGATGGTGTGCGCAAGGCAAGCGTTGACATCAATGGACAGACCATCAGTGTCTGCATTGTTGCTGGCGTTGAGCACTTGCCCTCTGTCATGGAAGACATAAAGGCGGGCCGTGCTGATTTTCAGTTTATGGAAGTCATGTGTTGCCCTACGGGCTGCGTTAGTGGCGGAGGACAGCCCAAGGTCCTGCTCCCTGCCCAGCGTGAAAAAGCCAACCAGCTTCGCCGTGCAGGTCTCTACGCTATCGACAGCACATCCACATCCCGCAAGTCTCATGAGAATCCGGATATCCAGAAGCTCTACAAGAATTTCCTTGGTGAGCCACTTGGACACACCTCTCATCACCTGCTTCACATTGAGCGAGGAGAGCACTCTCATGAATAG
- a CDS encoding 4Fe-4S dicluster domain-containing protein, producing MSVSLNNFVIADSSKCIGCRLCEVACADAHADTHANTVGMIETPVQPRLYMVRNDKVASPVQCRHCEDAPCANVCPVDAIQIVDGSVIVNEDVCMGCKTCMVACPFGAMELMPVFKKGEPVMQRTLKSNDGEKTVPCQSYVARKCDMCRGTGHGPACVDVCPREALQIVRPVDLRARRNYEAALSMLSAIRYLPA from the coding sequence ATGTCTGTTTCCCTGAATAACTTTGTCATTGCCGACTCTTCAAAGTGTATTGGCTGCCGCCTCTGCGAGGTGGCCTGTGCTGATGCACATGCAGATACACATGCCAACACTGTTGGCATGATTGAAACTCCTGTTCAGCCCCGCCTGTATATGGTGAGAAATGATAAGGTCGCGTCTCCAGTTCAGTGCCGACACTGCGAAGACGCTCCCTGCGCCAATGTCTGTCCCGTCGATGCCATCCAGATTGTGGACGGCTCTGTTATCGTGAACGAAGACGTGTGCATGGGATGCAAGACCTGCATGGTTGCCTGTCCTTTTGGGGCTATGGAACTTATGCCCGTATTCAAAAAGGGTGAGCCTGTTATGCAGCGCACTCTCAAGTCAAATGACGGCGAAAAAACCGTTCCCTGTCAGTCCTATGTTGCCCGCAAATGCGATATGTGCCGCGGCACAGGACATGGCCCGGCCTGCGTTGACGTGTGCCCCCGTGAAGCACTCCAGATTGTTCGCCCTGTTGATCTGCGCGCCCGCCGTAACTACGAAGCGGCTCTGAGCATGCTCTCTGCCATTCGTTACCTTCCCGCATAA